The genomic window GACGGTCTCTACCTGCTGGTGAACGAGCGCTATGTCCAGTTGCTGGGCCGGTCCATGGGCGACGTCCTGGGCCACACCTCCCTCGAACTGGGTGTCTGGGCGGATCCCCGGGACCGGGAACGGTGGGCCGGGGCGCTGGACCGGGAGGGCAGGGTGGACAACCTGGAGCTGGACTTCCGCAGGGCGGACGGCACGCCTGTCACCTGCCTGGTCTCCACCCGCATCATCACCTGGGACGGGGAACCGGTGCAGCTCTCCATCACGCGGGACATCACCGCCCACCGGGAGCTGGAGCTGGCCCTGCGCGAAAGCGAGGCGGAATACCGGCTGCTCTTCGACCGGAGCCTGGACGGGATCATGCTCGCGGCCCCGGACGGCGCCATCCTGGACGTCAATCCCGCGGCCTGCGCCATGCTCGGCCGGACGGTGGAGGAGATCCGGGCCGTGGGCCGGGACGGCATCGTCGACATGACCGATCCCAGGGTGCCCGTGGCCATCGAGGAACGGGCGCGCACCGGGCGCTGGACCGGCGAGCTGACCTTCCTCCGCCGGGACGGAACGAAATTCCCGTGCGAGACCGCCTCCGTGCTCTTCATCGACAAGCACGGCCAGACCCGGACCAGCCACATCCTCCGGGACGTCAGCCTCAGGAAGCAGGCGGAGGAGCTCCAGCGCAAACTCGACGCCGAGATCCAGCAGTCCCACAAGCTCGACAGCCTGGGCAGCCTCGCGGGCGGCGTGGCCCACGACATGAACAACATCCTGGCGGCCATCCAGGCCGTCATCGAGACCGTCAAGCTGACCCACGCCGGGGACGCCCCCCTGGCCGAGGCCCTGGGCCTCGTGGAGAAGGCCTCCACCCGCGGCCGGGACCTGGTCATGGGCCTGACCAAGTTCTCCCGCAAGAACCTGCAGCAGCCCGAGGTCCTGGACCTCAACGCCCTGGTGCGGGACGAGCTCGATCTGCTGAACCGCACCACCCTGCAGAAATACCGGCTGGTGGCCGATCTCGAGGAAGGGCTCCTCCCCGTTTCGGGCGAGCGCGGCTCCCTCGCCAACCTCCTGATGAACCTCTGCGTGAACGCCATGGACGCCATGCCCGAGGGCGGCACCCTCGTCCTGCGCACAAGGAACCTGCCCGGGGCCCAGGTGGAGGTCGCCGTGGAGGACACCGGCACCGGCATGCCTCCCGAGGTGGCGGCCCGGGCCATGGACCCCTTCTTCTCCACCAAGGCCATCGGCAAGGGCACGGGGCTGGGCCTGGCCATGGCCTACGCCACCGCCAAGGCCCACGGGGGGACCCTGGCCATCCGCAGCGAGAAGGGCCGGGGCACCACCGTCAGCCTGCGCCTGCCCGCGGCCGCCGGGGACGTCGCCCCCTTGCAGGGTCCGCCGGGCCCGGCGCCCGGGGAGGCCCCCCTGAACGTGCTGCTGGTGGACGATGACGACCTCATCCGGGCCGCGGTGCCCAGCATGCTCAAGACCCGCGGCCACAGCGTCGCCATCGCGTCGGGCGGCGCCGAGGGCCTGGTGCTCCTGGGCTCCGGCCCCCCGGTGGACCTGGTGATCCTGGACCTGAACATGCCCGGGATGAACGGCATCGAGACCCACGCGCACATCCGCCGCCGCTGGCCGGACCTGCCCATCCTCCTGGCCACGGGCCACCTGGACGCCCGGATCCTCGAACTGCTGGAGAGGGACGGGCACATGCTGGCCATCACCAAGCCCTACTCCATGGAGGAGCTGGTGGGGAAGCTCCAGAACCTGAAGGCGATGGCCTGAGGCACCGCCTTTCGGGCGCAAGCTTCGCCGGAGGAGCGGAATGGGAGCACCATCATTCAAGATCGGCGGCCCGGCCTGACGGGGCCGCCCAACCGACAGGAGGTCCACCATGATCGATCCCGGCAAGGTCGCCGTCGTCACCGGGGCCGGAAGCGGCATCGGCAAGGCAACCGCCCTGGCGCTGCTGGCCGCGGGCTGGAGGGTCGCCCTGGCCGGACGCAGGCCCGAAGTCCTGCTGGAGGTGGCCGCGGAATCCGGCGCGGGACTGCGCGCGCTGCCCGTCCCCACCGACGTCACCCGGCCGGACTCCGTGGCCGCGCTCTTCGCGGCGGTGAAGCAGGACTTCGGCCGGGTGGACCTCCTGTTCAACAACGCGGGCATCAACGTGCGGGGCAAGCTCTTCGAGGACCTGACCTACGAGGACTGGACCGGGGTCGTGGACGTCAACCTCACGGGCATGTTCCTCTGCGCCCAGGCGGCGTTCAGGGTCATGCTGGACCAGGCTCCCCGCGGCGGCCGCATCATCAACAACGGCTCCATCTCCGCCCACGTGCCCCGGCCCGATTCGGCGCCCTACACCGCCACCAAGCACGCCGTCACCGGCCTGACCAAGTCCATCTCCCTGGACGGCCGGAAATACGACATCGCCTGCGGCCAGATCGATATCGGCAACGCGCTGACGGGCTTCACGGCGGGGATGACGGTGGGCGTGAAGCAGGCGGGAGGCGACATCGCTCCGGAACCGATGATGGACGTGCAGCAGGTGGCCCAGGGGGTCGTGCACATGGCGGAGCTGCCCCTGGAAGCGAACGTGCAGTTCATGACGATCATGGCGACCAAGATGCCCTTCATCGGACGGGGTTGAAGGCGTCATCGGTTCCATCGATTCTAAAGATCAGAACCATTCGTTTGCGGCGATGGCATGCCTGGCCGAGACTGGAACATGCCAAGGGGTCGGGGCATTCCCGTCACGGGCGTTTCCAGCAACCTGGCCGGCCCCAGCCGGCATGGGAGATAGTCGATGGTCAGCCAGAAGAACGATCGTGTTTCCGTGAAGAACCGCTGCAAGGCCAGCGTCCGCTCCGGCGGCAAGACCCACAGCAACATCAGCCTCCTGGACCTGGGCACCCACGGATGCCGGGTGGAGATGCCCGAGTACCTCCTGGAGCGCGTCAGCGGCGACTCCGTGCTGGAAGGCTGGTCCCTCATCCACCCGCTCCTGCCCATGGATCTCATCCAGGCCAGGGTCCTCGAGACCCGCCAGGCGGACCGGGCCGGCTTCGTGGAGGCCGAAGTGCAGTTCCTGGGCGCGACCGAGAGCTACCACCGCGAGGTCCAGACCTGCATGACCAACCTCGCGCGGCCCTGGTGGCCCTCCAGCAGCGCCACCGGGATGCCCTTTCCGGGTGTCTGCTGAAGCTTCCGGGAATCCTAAGCAGCCTCTGAAATCCCTTTTTCTCGGCGAACCTCGGCCCCTCGGCTACCTCGGCGATGCCTTTCGTTTCCTTGAACCTGCTGCGCATATAGTAAATGCGCCGTTGGGGCTTGAAACAGAAGGCATCGCCGAGGTTGCCGAGGGGCCGAGGTTCGCCGAATAAGGAAATCAGCTTGCCGGGATTAAAAATTCGCCTCAAATTTCTCAAACGAAAGATCCTGATCACGATACCGCCCGAAATTTTGCCGCCATGAATCATCCAGGTCGACAAGTTGCAATAAACGGTGA from Geothrix sp. 21YS21S-2 includes these protein-coding regions:
- a CDS encoding PAS domain S-box protein, whose protein sequence is MASRSPEKWRPPALLIVLAGLLVAGIAVGAVRHVRTLWNLERAKAESHLSTVGALKASEIALWREERLTDASTLSRISAFTRLMGPAEGSGLPDATPLLEDWLREQSQYDEMRLLDTRGEERLAIPPGRPPLPGGLKREAREALADGRPRFLDLSRDADGPGIHMHLLIPVLDARRMGRTLGLFLLRIDPTRTLYPIVLRWPTPSASAETLLVRREGEEAVVLNDMRTRAGTALTERVPMADRTRASVLAILGRKGIVETRNYRGVRLLADVRPIPASPWFLVVRVNEGEAMALFERRRRDTILLALASALAVLAAAAAHWRNGRANDFRAQLEAERLRREGETRFRHAVEEVPFPMMIFAEDGEILMVSRVFTELSGYSRAEVPTLGKWAELAHPSRREAILEIARDLFDRPRREGSIEYPIRCRDGSTRIWDFSSVSLGPLVDGRRAVMSMAHDVTGRKEAEAVLRRSEERFALIFNASPDAIAITRLADGLYLLVNERYVQLLGRSMGDVLGHTSLELGVWADPRDRERWAGALDREGRVDNLELDFRRADGTPVTCLVSTRIITWDGEPVQLSITRDITAHRELELALRESEAEYRLLFDRSLDGIMLAAPDGAILDVNPAACAMLGRTVEEIRAVGRDGIVDMTDPRVPVAIEERARTGRWTGELTFLRRDGTKFPCETASVLFIDKHGQTRTSHILRDVSLRKQAEELQRKLDAEIQQSHKLDSLGSLAGGVAHDMNNILAAIQAVIETVKLTHAGDAPLAEALGLVEKASTRGRDLVMGLTKFSRKNLQQPEVLDLNALVRDELDLLNRTTLQKYRLVADLEEGLLPVSGERGSLANLLMNLCVNAMDAMPEGGTLVLRTRNLPGAQVEVAVEDTGTGMPPEVAARAMDPFFSTKAIGKGTGLGLAMAYATAKAHGGTLAIRSEKGRGTTVSLRLPAAAGDVAPLQGPPGPAPGEAPLNVLLVDDDDLIRAAVPSMLKTRGHSVAIASGGAEGLVLLGSGPPVDLVILDLNMPGMNGIETHAHIRRRWPDLPILLATGHLDARILELLERDGHMLAITKPYSMEELVGKLQNLKAMA
- a CDS encoding SDR family oxidoreductase, yielding MIDPGKVAVVTGAGSGIGKATALALLAAGWRVALAGRRPEVLLEVAAESGAGLRALPVPTDVTRPDSVAALFAAVKQDFGRVDLLFNNAGINVRGKLFEDLTYEDWTGVVDVNLTGMFLCAQAAFRVMLDQAPRGGRIINNGSISAHVPRPDSAPYTATKHAVTGLTKSISLDGRKYDIACGQIDIGNALTGFTAGMTVGVKQAGGDIAPEPMMDVQQVAQGVVHMAELPLEANVQFMTIMATKMPFIGRG